From Fusarium oxysporum f. sp. lycopersici 4287 chromosome 10, whole genome shotgun sequence:
GAGGCTGTTCTACAGATTTTCCTCTGTTCTGCCAGTGCCAGATGCGATGCGGCCACATTGCCAGTGGTTACTGTGGTGTTCGACTTGTTTGTTCAAGAACAGTGGAGGTGCAGCCTCTGATACCTGCAGCTAGGTCGCGCATTACTCCTGGCAATGTAACAGATTTGGCAGTGTCATAACAGCTTGAATTGGTTAATGGCTTAGCAATAATGATGGAATAGAAGCTCTTTGGGCATGTCAGGTTGCTTTAGGAGAATGGTATTCGGGAATCGGGAGATGTCATATTGCTTATGAACACTATTACTCTTTGTGATTACAGAAGAAACAACGCAATGTTTGTATAACTTGGGATTTCTCAAACGAAAATCTATTACTTTAGCTTTTTGAACATGAAGGAAAATCAGAGAATAAGTGTTGTTGTCTGTCAAGCCCCTGAATGTCTTTTCCTGACCAGAAAAGACGTAACTCGCAGGCTGTTGCTGTAGCTTGTTCTCGACTAGCGATTACACGTTTAGAGAGACTTCAGATTGACTATTGGATTGCATTGTGAGGAAGAATTTGCTGGGAGTAATATTAATCTGACACTGCAAGCTGCCTAGCCCTCCTCGAGCGAGCACGGTCACCTGAACGGACATTTGGAAGAACCAGCCATTTGAGGAATCCGTCCTATATTCATGGATCAAATTTAGACTGAGGTTCAACACTATTCCCCCATGACTTTCAGTTGATCGGCAGTGGTCGTCGAGAGATACATCATTGGCTCGGCCGACGTAGATCATTGTCGGCACTGGTCGTCCAATCATAAGCATACATTGTGAGATGGACGGGCCTCTGTGAATACGAAAGGCTTCTAGAAAGACGGGATGAAAGGAATGGAGTTACAGATGAATTGGCTAATGTCTATCTTTGCAACTAGCTATCATCAGGCGTTCTTGGCAAGATGTCTTGACCTGGCCAAGTCTCTAGTACTCGTTGTAGGGTAGATGCACTCAAAATGCCTGTCTTGGCAGAACGGAGAATTGTGAAAGTCAAAATACGAATAATATGCGAGATCCATGGTCCCTGAATTACACGGTCGCATCGATTGTGGCGATCGTCGCATGAACGTTAGCATTGGGCGGCCTCTGGACAAAACTGGTTTTGAAAGACGATGACTTCGTTGAAAGGCAGTGATATAACCTTGACAATTGCTCACCCAAAACCTCCTCTCGACTGTTAAGATCTTACTGCAAACTGTACCGCCACTTATGAAAGAATCGTCACCAGAAACGATGGATGTGTGGCTGGGTTCACCATCAGGAAGCTCACGCCACAGGGTCTCGCAGCAAGATCAATGTGATATTAAGTCATGAAGTAGTCATTGCGCGTTAGTGGCAGCTCCCAAGAGGTGATCAGCGGTGGCTGAGGGGTTCCAAGTTGCGACCAGGTTAAATGACCTCATCACCCTTCGTCATATTGCAACGTCCATCCTTCGATAAGCCTGATTGACATTTGAACCGTTATCTCGCCGTTTCACTCAATTCAATTCTGTCAAACCCTCAGTAATTGTTCACCACTACAGTTGTTCATCTTCACAATGTCGATACAAGACGATCACCCCTTTggcaaagacaaagagaagcGCTCAAAATGGAAGATCTTTAGCTCCTCAAAAGACAAGGAtaaggagaaggagaaggagaaggacaaAGACAAGCGCAAAAGTCAAGAACTTCAGATCCCAGAAACAGCAGAGACTTCGGGCGATTCGACATACGGAAGCAGTGAACCCAATAACTCATTGACAACAGAGGGCGATCTGAGCAACACAAAGAGTAACAGTGGATTGAGTCCAGGGAAGACACCAAACAATGCGACGCCTACCCCAAACCTCAACCCGAATTCAGGACCAGACTCTTACACCAGTCCGACGATCAAAAGAGAAACGGTGACCAATCCTAATACGGGACAGACAATTACAACTACAACGACGACTACGACTACTACCACGACCGTCACAAACTCCAATGGCACAACCGAAACAATTGAGGAGCCTCATCCTGTCATGGAGTTACCCACCGTCAGCAACCAAGACGTCACACCATCTCCCCCGCATCCACCACCTGTAACACAGCCCGAACCCGTACAACACATAACGCCTACACCTGTTGAACCATCCCCAATTACCCCAACAGCACGTCGCAAGAGTTTAGAGACTCCAGGCCGACGCCTAATTCCGCCCCGCGATCCAATTCCCTCTCAGATTTCCAGCTCAGATAACAATTCACCTGCAATTCCTGAACGAAATGTCAGACGCTCAGCGGAATTCGTTCCAGCGCCTTTACAAGTTGGCCAGGGCGCTGTTCCGCCCCCACCTCCGCCTGGGGATAAACCTACTGTGAATTATTCCCGGCCTGCTAACAAATCGACATTTGCGAATTTGAAGTCCGCTGCCGCTGGTATCCATGTAAGTGCCCTTCAATTGAGCCATCTCAATCCATACCGACGAACTCTACAGGGCGCCGGCGAAACTCTTCGCGGAACACTAAACTCCAGCGTCGACAAACACTTCGGCGGCACTCCCCAAGCAATTGAGAAGAACCAAGCAGCCATCGACGCAGGCCGCTACGAGATCGACAACCGCACATTCTACCACCCAAATGAATACCGTCTAACACGACCAGAAGGCTCCGGTCCTTCCCCCGACAGGCTGCCAATTCCTGATGCTCAATACGACGACCCGCCCTTCAACATGGGAAACACGACAGGAAGTCCTGCGGTGGCGGATAAAGAGAGGGAAAAGAGACATAGCAGATTGGGAAGCCTGTTTGGTAAGAGTGGAGGACGGTCGGCGTCGCAACCTGGTGCTGATGCGACGCCAAGAGCGGAGAGGGGGAAGTTGAGAAAGAGGAGCAGTTCAGGGCCGGGGACGCCGAAGTTGAGTGTCGTGGGGGAATAGTTTCGCGCCACGGGAGTTGTGTCGTATATCTAGCTTAATGCCACATTACGTACTCACCACGTGGAAGATATTGAAGGCAGGACTTTGTGATACTGACGCCACCTGATGCTTTGGCGCATCCACTGATGTTGAAGTATCCTCATATCAAGACACGAATGTTCATAACGCCAAAGTTCATTATTGGTATCTGAAGATAAACGAGATCTAAATGATAAATGTCCGACTAGTTCGAAACATAATGGGCGACATATTCAACTTCCATATGGTTTCCAATTCCAtctttggtgttggtgttgggaACGCCAGGCTATAATCTTGTTAGTCAACGTCTCTCTTCTTCGGATTCTTCGACTTACCCAATCTCCCCCAACGGCAACGTTAAAGATGACAAACATAGGACTATGGCAAAGACTCTTCCAAACCTTAGCATTGCCGACTTGAGCGCCCGTAACACGATGAAAGACCCTTCCATCGAGATACCAGGTAATAGACTGAGACCTCAGATTGCTGCTTCGTCGATCAAACTGGACCCGCCAAACGTGATAATTGCTATCAGGAAGCTGAACATTGGACGCAATGCCATTGGGCTCATTGCAGATCCCGCCAGGAGCTTGGTCACAGTGAACAGCGCCATAGCCAATTTTCTGCCCGTTGACATTCTCCATGATATCAACCTCTCCGCAAGCAGGCCACTCAACACCTTTTCGGATCGCATCACCCAGGAGCCAAAAAGCCGGCCAGATTCCCTGCTTACTCCTCGCCGAGTTGCCACCCAGACGCAAACTCGCTTCAACTCTAGTGATCTTTCCAAGCTTGGGCGTCAGAGTATACTTGCTCTCAATACGAGCAGACGTCCATTTCCGCGTTGAATCTGAGAACTGGGGAATCAGCTGCAAGGTGTTCTTGCCAGACTTTCGAAGAACACTTGTGCTTTTCACGTAGGCTTGGATTTCATTGTTGTAGTTCTTTACGCGCTCGATGATGTGCCATGTGTTTGTGCTGGGGAATGTGTTGGCTTGGCCTTCGAAGCCTTGCTGCCAGACGCGCGTGTAGCCGCTGTAGGCGGGTGGTTGGACTGCCGCTGCGATGGCGAACAGACATGTGAAGATGGGGAGGATCCAAGGAGACAACATGGTGAGAATTGTAAAGATAAGGGGGGGGACAAGGAAAGGAATGCTGCGGTGTTGCCGCGTAGAAGGGAAAGGGAAGATAGTGCAAAGCGCACTTTAAGGAGAGTCGTCACGAAGTTGGTGAGAATGAGATACCGTGAACACCATCATTTTCAGGGAAATCCCCTTGAATATATAGATTTCCCATCTCTTTTCAGCTTACGAATGCCATATCGGTCTAGAATGCTAGACGCCGTTCTGATAACAATAGCTTGGTGTCTGGAACATGTCTAAGGCCGGTTTCAATCCTTAGATCCAACGTGGGCTAACCCGGAACAGTGAGGCTAAGCCAAACGCAGCGCATTTCTCAACGCCACCATCTTCAATAGTCTCGTTTCTTTGATTGAAATATTGGAATTTTATGGAATTGTGGCTTGATGACCCTGGGCTATTGTGGAATTAAGCTTTGGTCCCTGATTCCAGGGCAAAAAAAAGGTTAATGAATCTGGATAAGCGCTGCTGCCCATGCAAGGAACGCGCTACTCTATTGGGCTCATGGGAATGACTGAGGAATTGGATGGAAGTCTGGGTTTTTGAGAGAGGTTTGAGGGTGAAGGGATGGGGCTTTGAGATGTCCCATCAACTTTAAGATAACCTTGGTGGTATTAACAGAATCCTGAACGTGGGATACTCTAATCTATACATCTCGTAAAGCATTCAAATGAAGGTTGTGCTGTGTTTCTCCTTGCCGGCAAGAGTCGTCGCCCCGAACACGCACATAGCATTACGTGCCTCCATCACATCCCTTCAGGTGGCGCCATTCTCGTTAGATCCTCCACAACAGTAGTGCTGACAATAGTGAAGAAGCCCTTCATGTGTACAAGGAAATAAGAGATGACGGCCATAGGAACCACTAACGGGATTACACCCAAGAGCAACGGCGGATTCGAAATCAGGCGCCCGATCAGAATCGAGACCAATGCCCAAAAGGCAGGACCGATCATTTCCATGTCTGAAAATTCTGATAGTTCAACCTCTTTCAAGTACGGGCCAGCTTCGTAGCTCATCGCCACAAAGCACAAGGCGAGACTTGCGAAGAGGAACATAGTGTCCAAGCCGAGAATTAGCGTGGTAAAAAGGTGGAATATTGAACAAGTTTTATGCATGACGTAGAAAGATGCGATGTTGGTAATGACGGAGCAGATGAGAAACCAGAACAGGAATCTGCCGAGACTTTGGGCTGACTGGTGGTCAACTTGTTTGTTGATGGCATCTTTGCACTTCTGTAGAGTGCACTCTTCCCCGGGAGTACTGGGCTCGTATTGTTCGATATCTTGGAGAACAGCTTCTGTAAGGTTGAGCGATCCTGGGACACGTTTCACACAGGACTTTTTCTCCTTCGTGATTCTACATAGACCTTGAAACTTGAATTAGCGACTGAATGATGACGACGGTAAATGAGGATCGACCGGATTCGTGATGCATGGGGCAGTCGCTTACCAGAAAGTCCGAATTGGTACTTATCCGGTAGGTGTTCGGCAAGATGTTCGCACTCTTCTCCCTAAACAAGCGCGATTGTTCTGCGTGGCCAGTTGACGAGGCTGTATTGCGGGTACGTTACCGTTCGGCCTCCTGACAGAACGCATATTGTAAGGGCGAAAATGACTAGCCCAAGATGGTAAGTAGAGAGAGGGTGTTGGggagatgagagagttgcccttacttatatttatagacGCAACTAATATCCAGTTCCTCATTGTAACGACTGTGAATAACAGACTGTGAATAAACCATGCGATGTCGTATTTGCGTTGGATGTAGAAAGAGAAAGCTGTTGCCTTGGTAGAAGCTGACAATGGTGGATGACTCTGAAAGTCTGGTGAACAGTAGGGAAGGAGAAAATGTCCTGCCGGCAGCCGTTCTGAAGCGCTGGCAGGGATGCATTTCGAAAGAGCCACCAGTCGGGTTTCCGTGCTAGACAGGTATGTTTTTGGCTGCAATCTAATCATGCGGCTCAGCGACCAAGCCCCCGTGAGCTGTAGTCACTGTGCACTTGTGACTTGTCAAAGAGCGAGTGAGCCATTCCCAGCTTAGGCGACTACGTTGCAAAAACGGGGCAAGAAAATGCCTGGCGAGATGTCAGACAGTCTAGACATGCAGGATACTTCATTAGTGATTACCCCCTGGTCTTACAACTGCCGATGCCGATGGGAGGGGTTAAGCTTACGAGAGAAGCTTAACTCAAATCTGCCGACCTCTATACTGGACGTTTCAAAGTGATATCGAGAGTTTCATCCTGGTAGCAAAGTTGGGAGCGGCTTCTAACTTTCGTATATATCAAACTATCCTTCTAATCTAATTCGCTAAATCATAATTTTACAAGTCATAACTCCAACTCTCCATAAGGATGAGCCACTTGTGACAGGGCAGGCCACTTGTACAGCTTATGCTCTGTATCTTGAGCAGCCTGCTGGAAGTACTGCAAAACATCATTCCATAGACTATCCGCATTCTCCTGCTTGCTCAAATCAACAGGCTCCAAGTTATTGGCAATCTGGGAGATTTGGATTCCAGCTGCAGCAAGTCTCTTGAGAACATCATCGTGGTCGAACCTTTGCTCCATTGTTCCAGGAATCGAGACCTTCTTAAGTGTCTCGACGAATCTGGGTTCTTGGGCGCTTGCGCGGCCGATACCGACACCatcgatgatatcgagaGAGTCAACCATCGCCTTGACGCTCTTGAAACCTCCAGTGGAAAAGATCTTGATATCACGCTTCAAAACCTTGACGATCTCCTCGGCTTGGACAAGGAAGTAGTTCTctcgcttcttgttctcttcCCGCTCATGAGCAAAGGCAAATTTCTCGTAGTTTCCTCCAGAAAGCTCAATAAAGTCAACTTTGGCATTCTCGAGAGCGATGGCAAATGCCTTGACATCTTCGATATCAATACCGCCAGGGGTGTACTCGACAGAGTTGGCCTTGATACCAACGATGAAGTTGGGGCTCACACGACGCTTGATCTCAGCAAAAACCTCAAGAACAATGCGCATTCGGTTCTCGCGGCTACCACCGTACTCATCGGTTCGCTTGTTGGTGCGAGGAGAAAGGAACTGAGCCAGGAGATAACCGTGAGCGCCGTGGAGCTCAATGCCGTCGAAACCAGCCTTGTCAAGGAACTCAGCGGCGTGAGCGAAACCGTTGATGACGTTGGCGATATCTTCCTTGGTAGCAGGTCGAGGAGCAGCGAAACTTCTTCCAGACAAACCAGAGTTGACGAGCTGGACGTCTGAGGCACTGATGGGGTTGGGGTTAATCCACTCCTCGACCTGACGACCAGCATGAGAGACCTGGGCGATCAATAGACTgccgttcttcttggcctcggtGGCCATCTCCTTGAAGCCGTCAAAGCGACGACCCTCAAAGGGCTCATCGGCGGGGATGACGAGGTTGCCGGGGGCTTCGAGGTTGATGCCGTCGATGATAACGTTGCTTGTTAGGATGGTTCCCCAGCCTCCAGCACCCCAGTTTCTGTAGAGGGTGATGAGCTCTGGTGTAGGATATCCTCGAGCAGAGACGTCTTTGGCATCCCATGTGGCGAGCTTCTCAGACATGGCTGCCTTGAGGAAGCGATTGGGCGCTTGTCGCTTAGCGAAGACATAGTCGAGAGGTTGTAGTAGAGGCGAAGGGTCAACGACCTCGTTTCCGTATCTTGCAGGCGCCATTTTGAAATATTAATTATGATGTTTTGAACAATTTGTTTGATTCTCGGAAATGTAGACTAGCAAGACATGGCGCGGGAACTCTTTATATAAACTACTCTATAAAATTCCATGCAAATCTTGCGCCATAACAAAAAGAACAGACCACTCCGCAAGATCGCGACTAGGTTACAGTAAAAGTCCGCAAGTGGAGTTGGCGATGGGGCCCTTGCCTCGGCACATGAATCGTTTAGTCCTAATCCGCCGGCCGAGTTACTCAGCGGAGTATATGAACCGGGCCCATCGAACATTCTGTGACGTTTTCAATAACGTTATGCACCGCGCGGTTAATTCCACGGACCCTATCCGTATTTATAAGCTAGAACAAAGCCTGTTGCTTTCAAAgtttgttggttgttgttcAAGCTTTTATTGGTCACATTCAGAGCAACGTGGATCAGTTGTTGGTGCAGGGTTGGTCAATTATATGCATGTTCGATGTTCTGATACCTCGAGGCCTTTCGTTTCGAAATTGTCACGATTTCCTTATAAATGTTCGTATACAAGGTCTGTACGAGATTCTATACATCGGGGCAATTGTTGCACCGAATAAAGGCACGGCCCCGCAGGCATTGACGCATTGGACAAGATTGCCGCCTGTCTCCACTTCAACGCCGCCTTACAATAGTAATTTCGAGGCGATTGTCGATCTACGCATGAAGAAACATAATGGCATGATAACGTGCTGCTATCTCAATTAATCCATTATTATTAATGCCATGGGAAATTCAGTTAGGAAAGGACTGACCAGAGTAGAATAAGAATCACCCAAATCCTCCAAACCCTTTATACACATTTGTATCAAAATAGGTGCTGTCATTGTTTGCTTCATTGTCATTGATGATTTCCATATACTTGACTTGGCTTATCACATAGAGCCTATTAACTATATGGTGTGTTACGATTTAGTGAGTGAAGTTTTCATTGAAGGGCCGCCCTGCTAAATATTATATGCTGGACTCAAGTCTCGAGAACTTGGCTACATTTTGAGTTCTCAGAGCCTCCAAATGCTCTTGTGAGGGTAGTTTATGCCAAAACTATATAGAATTTCAACAAAAGTCAGGGTCGCCCAAAGGAGAACTTATGCCTCTTGTAGCAGGCGAAGCTTCAGGCTGCATCTCGCGTAGTCTTTCACAGGTGTGCATCCTGGTATTCTTCACCAATGCACCTCGATCTTCTCGTCAACGATCTTTGCATTGGACCACTCGACAATCTCAGTTTTGTCCTGAACAGCCATTGCACCTCGAAGTACATCGCTTAGTACAAAAGCCTCAGCGGCCCGCCAAACCCAGCAGATGCAAGATTCCGCGCGATGCACTGTCGTGACCTGGCTCCGAAGTAAAAGCTGTCACGCAACATCTCCTGAGATGGACTCAGCCATCGCTCCGGCATGAACTCACGTGGGTTTGGAAAGGCCTCGGGATTATGATGCAGCATGAATGCTCCGGCGCCGACGCTGGTACCAGCTGGGATGTTGGGCAGACCAGGAAGTTGCATTCCACCAGGAGGGACGATGTGACGGAAACGAGTTGGATTAGCCATGGCGAGACGTAGACTTTCTTTCACGACACCAGTTAGATAAGGCAGAGATTAGACATCTTGATCAGTATTTTCGATGACTTCCTTGTAAACTCGATCGTATCTGAAAACATGGTTAGTACTCTTCGGAGATGGAGACGAAGCATATGTATTACTTCTCGGGATGTTGAGCTAAGTTCCAGCATAGTATCGACATCGTCGTTCCCGCAGCGCCGGTACCAGCAAACATGACACCAACAACGTGGGCTATAGCCTCGTCACGCGAGATACCAGCAGCCAGTAATCGACCTTGGAATGTGTCGGGCTCATtgtccttttcttcaacgaTGCTTTTGTCAGCCACGCGAGTGGCATACTCTTGTATCATATCAATACTCTGTGCGACGACGATCTTTTTCTTGTCAAGCTTCGCAGCCCACTCGTCGACAAAGTCATAGAGCCAGCCAGGCAAGCAGAAAATGCGACCTCCAGCGAcgaagttgttgatgaacTAAGTGACGCAGAGTCGACCCTTGTCGATGCCGTTGAAATACTCGCGGAATAGGTATGCTGTCATCGGATCTAGAGCGAGAGCACGAGATAAGTTGAGAACATCTACGGGGGCACCGTTTGTCTCAGCCTTCCTGCGTTTCATCTCAGCCATAACGTCATCGAGAACCTCGTCAACGTCTGGTTTGCTTTTTGCAATACGTTGGTGGGCAAACATAGGTGCAACGGCTTTCGCCTTTGGCGCCCGATGAGCCGGGTCCAGGGCTGAGAAGATGGTCTCAAAGCCTTTGACGTCATAACTACGGTAAACAGGACTTTTCAAGTATCCTCCGTTCTTGACGTAGATGAGATTAAGGGCTGCGCCGTCAGATACATCAACTTCATTGGGGCGACTCTCACAACTGGACCATATTTCTTGTGCAGCCCGTCAACGACGCGGCATTCAACTCCTGTCCAGGTGAGCCACCATAGCCAGGTCGGGGGTGAATCGGACGATGAGAGGGCCTGGGATGTTACCGAAGGTGTCATTGTACAGTCGCCACAGAAGGGCAGTCAGAAGCGCCACTATGATAGCTGCACTGACGCGTAGAGGGCTTACGAGGCCTTGGGTATCATTAGAAGTGTCGACAGCCATGATGTCTGAAAGCTCCAGGAAGTTTGCGGGCGGAGGAGAGATGGTAAGTCCGAGGTGAAATGAACAAGGGGTGAAGATCAGCTAATAACGGTCGCGAGGCAGAGTTGAGGCTTGAAGCGGGGTGAGTTGGTGACGCCCGGCTTTCGTGAGGTTGTCATTCAAGGTGCATGCGTGTTCAACGTTGTTACTCAGCAATAAGCGTGTCTGACTTGTGCTGCAGTATCAGGTATGGCTTGAAAGGAGCAAGTGGCAATGTGTGTTGCATGCACAGGAGGAGGCTCTACGAGCATCCATTAGGTTCAAGCAAGATGCAGTACGTAATTGGATGTCAAGTTGTCAatcgccatcttcaagtAAAGAAGTGCTCTCACTGGACCTCAATACAAGACGAGCCTTCTACTTCTTTACTTTTTCCTCAGCCTGATTCTGTACATCTGAGAGAAGTAGCACACCACGCATATGCAAGTGCACGCCGGTCATCCTTCAGACCAATAACATCCGGCCTTCCGCTGTAACACAACATCTGCAGTTGCACGCAAACGAAACACACGAAACATCCACGCGCCCGCAAGCCCACCACCTACATACGACTGTGTATTACCTGGCAGGTGCCTGTAATACAGGCTCTTGCCCCTCTGTAGTAACGCCTCAATACCTGAGGCTCACTATAGCCATCTTCTGAGGCTCTAATTCCCCTCCCCAACATCCACCATCTCTACACTTACATCCGTCCATTGCTTCCATTTTAGCCGCTTTTCGCGCTGTAACAAAATTACAATCTACCTTGCATGCATCCACACACAATCCGACACTATGAGTTTCGGTTTCTCCGTGGGTGATATGCTTCAACTGATTgatctggccaagaagactCGGCGACGCGCCGGCTCAATTCAGGCAGATATCCGATGAGTATCGAAGCCGTCGGACGATATAGATAAAGAGTAATTGACGGACAGCAATATCAGAGTCAAAACGCTGTCAAATGTCTTGCGAGACTTCGAAGATGTTATCCCCGAGCGTGCGCTACCAGAAGCCCTGTCAGAGTCTCTCAAGGACCATTGTCGACGTTTGCACCCGCTTACTAGAAGAGATACAAACGGTGTTACTCAAGTACCACGCTTTGGACGATAAGAATGGTAAAGCACGAAAAATATGGAAGAGACTCCGCTGGGAACCGGATGACGTTAAAGATATGCGGCAGCGATTAACCTCCAATATTGTGTTGTTAAGCACCATCAATAACACACTGAATGGGTAGGTTGTCCGTCTACTAATTCCGGGAAGAGGGAGTCTGACAAACCCGCAGCCACTCTCTGGCCAAGGTCCAGGAGGGCATTGATAAGCTTCATGACTTCAATGGAGACCAGGAGTTCAGTATTATCACGGAATAACTCTCGTCGTTACAAAATGTAGCGCAGCATAAGGATGTCTTGACCAGAATCCAGTCCGGTACTGGGAAATGGTTCCTCACCTCTCAGCAATATGTGAATTGACGAGAGTCAACTCGCAGCACGCTTTTCTGCCCCGGTCTTCCAGGTGGAGGCAAGACCGTCATTGCTGCATCTATCATAGATGATTTACTGTATAAGTTCGAGACAGAGGACAGACTCGGTGTCGCGCTCATATACTGCAGTTATAAAAGACAGCATGAGCAAAGTGTCGAGGCTTGTATGGCTAGTCTGCTCAAACAACTTGTCCAGCAATTACCCAAGATGCCCCCGACTATACGCACTTTGTATAGTCGGCGGCAGGATCGAAGGGAACTGAGGTTGCACAAAGTGTGAGAGTGTCAGGTTTGAGCGAAAACGTTGATCTCGTTTCCTCCGCAGAGCCTCATCTCTCATACGTAGCCCATCGTAACAGAACTTGCTATTCCATACTATACCCTGAACTCCATACCAGATCAGGATCGACGGTTGACTGCAGCCTGTGTGATAGAGACGAATGTATTACTGCGGCACATCTAATGTAGAGTGACCAACACCGTTGCTCGAGAGCAGATCAGGCTCGAAAGTCTTGTCTCACAAAATGAGGGGAAACATGATGGTGTGCAACCATTCCAAGCTGTGTTACCCCAACTTATAACAAGGCTTACAGAAAATGGCGTGTCGCTACTTGGCTGCTTTAGTGAGACCGGGCTGTCGTACTGTACACCTCGTTGGGTTCCTGGTATTGGCATCTTGCTTATATGGCCCTCACCTCCCATCTTCGCCACAACCTATCATGTGATTCACCACGTTACTCAGCACTACCCCCAGCGAAGTATGCTTACTTTACTGTAAACTACAGGCAAATAGTGATAATACGTCAGGCTCTCAATTGACTGCGCATAACCAAACCCCCTCGATTGAGTGGTTCGAAATGGCATTGTGTTGAAACGTTAAAACGGAATATCCCGCGTTCACAACTGATTAGCCACGTTATGTTCTGAGGAAACCCGATATCGTTCTTCATAGCTTTTCGTTCGTGTGTACTTGGGCAATGCCCCAAATCATGAAAACAATAGCACCAAGGACCGTCTTTCGTGTGGTAAAATTCACAGATTTGGATAGTGGCTTCTGACTTCTGGGCATGGACATACACTAAACCACAATGCCACAATTATCTTTCACAAGTTTTAGGTTAAAGGACCAGAACAGGCTTCAAGCCCCAGCATAAAACCAAGGACGACACTGCACTGTCCTCACTGCTGCCTAGGGTGATACTTTGTGACGAGAGGGTTGGACGAGTGCTCAGTTCGAACTCACGGCAATCCTTTGTTCTACAGCTTGCAGCAGCTTCTCAACTTGGACACACTCGGAACAGTAAAGTGGTTCCTTACTAGCAGGGACGTTCCGGAGATACGGTCCGTCAAGGACGCTTTCAAAGCTGTCGAAATTAGTCCAAACCTCACGAACACTTCCAAAGACATCCGTGCCTTTCTCGACGCCCAGAGGATCTGCCCAACTCACGATGAGCCCTGGTTTGACACAGACGAACACAACTTTCTCTATGCAGCGCTGATCTGTGAGATTGCAAAGAACAAGGCCTACAGAACTAAGCAAGGAACCATTGATGCCCTGAAAAGCTTCCCCAGAGGCTTGGAAGACTGCTATATCAAGTCGTTGGCCAGGATTTCAGGACTGCCCTATCACAAACAGGACCTAGCCAAGTAAGTTTGATGCATAACTATACATGAACCTAGTGCCCATACGCCGGCCAATAATATTAACGTACTGTCACAGGCGAACCTTTCGAATCCTTACATT
This genomic window contains:
- a CDS encoding endo-1,3(4)-beta-glucanase, encoding MLSPWILPIFTCLFAIAAAVQPPAYSGYTRVWQQGFEGQANTFPSTNTWHIIERVKNYNNEIQAYVKSTSVLRKSGKNTLQLIPQFSDSTRKWTSARIESKYTLTPKLGKITRVEASLRLGGNSARSKQGIWPAFWLLGDAIRKGVEWPACGEVDIMENVNGQKIGYGAVHCDQAPGGICNEPNGIASNVQLPDSNYHVWRVQFDRRSSNLRSQSITWYLDGRVFHRVTGAQVGNAKVWKSLCHSPMFVIFNVAVGGDWPGVPNTNTKDGIGNHMEVEYVAHYVSN
- a CDS encoding hypothetical protein (At least one base has a quality score < 10), which produces MTPSVTSQALSSSDSPPTWLWWLTWTGVECRVVDGLHKKYALNLIYVKNGGYLKSPVYRSYDVKGFETIFSALDPAHRAPKAKAVAPMFAHQRIAKSKPDVDEVLDDVMAEMKRRKAETNGAPFINNFVAGGRIFCLPGWLYDFVDEWAAKLDKKKIVVAQSIDMIQEYATRVADKSIVEEKDNEPDTFQGRLLAAGISRDEAIAHVVGVMFAGTGAAGTTMSILCWNLAQHPEKYDRVYKEVIENTDQDV
- a CDS encoding oxidoreductase translates to MAPARYGNEVVDPSPLLQPLDYVFAKRQAPNRFLKAAMSEKLATWDAKDVSARGYPTPELITLYRNWGAGGWGTILTSNVIIDGINLEAPGNLVIPADEPFEGRRFDGFKEMATEAKKNGSLLIAQVSHAGRQVEEWINPNPISASDVQLVNSGLSGRSFAAPRPATKEDIANVINGFAHAAEFLDKAGFDGIELHGAHGYLLAQFLSPRTNKRTDEYGGSRENRMRIVLEVFAEIKRRVSPNFIVGIKANSVEYTPGGIDIEDVKAFAIALENAKVDFIELSGGNYEKFAFAHEREENKKRENYFLVQAEEIVKVLKRDIKIFSTGGFKSVKAMVDSLDIIDGVGIGRASAQEPRFVETLKKVSIPGTMEQRFDHDDVLKRLAAAGIQISQIANNLEPVDLSKQENADSLWNDVLQYFQQAAQDTEHKLYKWPALSQVAHPYGELEL